Proteins co-encoded in one Streptomyces roseochromogenus subsp. oscitans DS 12.976 genomic window:
- a CDS encoding non-ribosomal peptide synthetase, with product MLSSDGSLPLSAAQEGVWFAQQLDENSPVYTAGEYVDIQGPLDVERFCRAVRRAVDWAEALHFRVAATPEGPRQIPVADLQWSMPVVDVSAEADPHAAALDLLREQTGRPFDLAEAPLFRFTLVRLAEDRYLWSHLYHHVLLDAYGVSLMARRVAAEYAEPSAGTGPDTPRSPVGPLLAESARYEQSARRAEDRAAWARYFAGGFTPTVLAGSARPVSHGFLRHGVELSAAETDALRSDADRHGSTLVRLITAAFAAYVGRHTASQDVLLSLPVHGRSSALARSTPGMVTNMLPVRATLQPGEPVPQAAARLGRELLSVLRHHRYRGEELRRDLGLAATDARFFGPVLNIQEFGHSLTFGGHPASVHNLSNGPVEDLAVNVHVWPDGLRIDVDGNPAAYSAEDVARHAVRFTRFLRACAAAGPERPIASVDLLDTTELTALAARNDAALQAPGTDVVALVAAQAEHTPGAPAVVHGERSLTYGELADRVGRLARLLAERGAGPGRLVALALPRDLDLVPALLAVLRTGAAFLPLDPEFPAERLSAVLAEADPALLLTTEELAGRLPGTCPRLLLDRAGTAPEPAAAAPAPYLPEAPAYVLYTSGSTGRPKGVCVSRGNLANFLAAMRRIVPLTEADRLLAVTTVGFDIALLELLLPLVSGAAVVLAGTDQVRDPAAVAGLLADSTVMQATPTLWREVAGRHPEAVRGKRVLVGGEPLDSALAARLAADAREVVNLYGPTETTIWSTTAPVTGDGTAIGRPIGNTQVHVLDSGLRPVPDGVPGELYVGGHGVAAGYLGQFGLTAQRFVADPFGVPGSRLYRTGDLVRYRADGDLEFLGRVDDQVKIRGFRVELGEVEAALGRRAGITAAAATVREDAAGDHRLVAYVVPADGTTADPVELRRYLAERLPGYMVPSTFVVLDALPLTANGKVDRKALPEPRPDAVVRGRGHRTPQEDILCGLFAEVLGLTRVGIDDNFFELGGHSLLANQLVVRIKETLGAELTFRSLVDAPTVAELTRSLGVDTTESAFDVLLPIRASGTRPPLFCLHPMGGPSWIFAGLMRHLDADHPIYGLQPRSLARPEPLPDSIEEMAADYIEQIKTVRPEGPYHLLGWSFGGIVAHAMATQLAEAGDEVGLLTVMADYPSEDDITNHRIPSEQEFFAAAVASTGYDMSKLEPGKPLEAAFVAETLRTGNSPFALFGEYNLLALIEIYKNSVRIMAEHKPRPFEGNTLFFRPTLAKDGTPKTAPDEVWLSYLSGSVEVRDVETRHETMTQPEPLAQVGTRVADRLRELEGRS from the coding sequence GTGTTGTCCTCCGATGGATCTCTGCCGCTTTCGGCTGCCCAAGAGGGTGTGTGGTTCGCCCAGCAACTCGACGAGAACAGCCCGGTGTACACGGCGGGGGAGTACGTCGACATCCAGGGGCCGCTGGATGTCGAACGGTTCTGCCGCGCCGTACGACGGGCCGTGGACTGGGCCGAGGCACTGCACTTCCGGGTCGCCGCGACCCCGGAGGGGCCCCGGCAGATTCCCGTGGCGGACCTTCAGTGGTCGATGCCGGTGGTCGATGTGTCGGCCGAGGCCGATCCGCACGCCGCCGCGCTGGACCTGCTGCGCGAGCAGACCGGCCGGCCCTTCGACCTGGCCGAGGCCCCGCTGTTCCGGTTCACCCTGGTGCGGTTGGCCGAGGACCGGTACCTCTGGTCGCACCTGTACCACCACGTCCTGCTCGACGCCTACGGTGTCTCCCTGATGGCCCGTCGGGTCGCCGCCGAGTACGCGGAGCCGTCGGCCGGGACCGGCCCGGACACGCCGCGGTCCCCGGTGGGTCCGCTGCTGGCGGAGTCGGCGCGGTACGAGCAGTCGGCGCGGCGTGCGGAGGACCGTGCGGCCTGGGCACGCTACTTCGCCGGCGGATTCACCCCGACCGTGCTCGCGGGCAGCGCACGGCCCGTGTCGCACGGGTTCCTGCGACACGGGGTGGAGCTGTCCGCGGCGGAGACGGACGCGCTGCGCTCGGATGCCGACCGGCACGGCAGCACCCTGGTCCGGCTGATCACCGCAGCCTTCGCCGCCTACGTCGGACGGCATACCGCGAGCCAGGATGTGCTGCTCAGCCTGCCCGTGCACGGCCGCAGCAGCGCTCTCGCCCGGTCCACGCCCGGCATGGTGACCAACATGCTGCCGGTCCGGGCCACGCTCCAGCCCGGCGAGCCGGTCCCGCAGGCCGCCGCGCGCCTGGGCCGGGAACTGCTGTCGGTGCTGCGCCACCATCGCTACCGCGGCGAGGAACTCCGCCGCGACCTCGGTCTCGCGGCCACGGACGCCCGGTTCTTCGGCCCGGTGCTGAACATCCAGGAGTTCGGCCACAGCCTCACCTTCGGCGGACACCCCGCGTCCGTGCACAACCTGTCCAACGGCCCCGTGGAGGACCTGGCGGTCAACGTCCACGTGTGGCCGGACGGTCTGCGCATCGACGTCGACGGCAACCCCGCCGCGTACAGCGCTGAGGACGTCGCCCGCCATGCGGTGCGCTTCACACGGTTCCTGCGTGCCTGCGCCGCCGCGGGGCCGGAGCGCCCGATCGCCTCCGTCGACCTGCTCGACACCACCGAGCTCACCGCGCTGGCCGCCCGCAACGACGCCGCGCTCCAGGCTCCGGGCACCGATGTCGTCGCGCTCGTCGCCGCGCAGGCCGAGCACACCCCCGGCGCGCCCGCCGTCGTGCACGGCGAGCGGTCGCTGACCTACGGCGAACTCGCGGACCGCGTGGGCCGGTTGGCCCGTCTGCTGGCCGAGCGGGGCGCCGGACCGGGCCGGCTGGTCGCGCTGGCGCTGCCCCGCGACCTCGACCTCGTACCGGCGCTGCTCGCGGTGCTCCGCACCGGCGCCGCGTTCCTTCCGCTGGATCCCGAATTTCCCGCCGAGCGGCTGAGCGCGGTGCTGGCCGAGGCAGACCCGGCGCTGCTGCTGACCACCGAGGAGCTCGCCGGGCGGCTGCCCGGCACCTGCCCCCGGCTGCTGCTCGACCGGGCCGGCACCGCTCCTGAGCCGGCCGCGGCCGCGCCGGCGCCGTATCTGCCCGAGGCGCCCGCGTACGTGCTGTACACCTCGGGTTCGACCGGTCGCCCCAAGGGTGTGTGTGTCTCGCGCGGCAACCTCGCCAACTTCCTCGCCGCGATGCGGCGGATCGTCCCGCTCACCGAGGCCGACCGCCTGCTGGCCGTGACCACGGTCGGCTTCGACATCGCCCTGCTGGAGCTGCTGCTGCCGCTCGTGTCCGGGGCGGCCGTCGTCCTCGCCGGCACGGACCAGGTCCGCGACCCGGCCGCGGTCGCCGGGCTGCTCGCCGACAGCACCGTCATGCAGGCCACGCCGACGCTGTGGCGTGAGGTGGCCGGGCGGCACCCGGAGGCGGTACGCGGCAAGCGGGTCCTGGTCGGCGGGGAACCGCTCGACTCCGCGCTGGCGGCCCGGCTCGCGGCCGACGCACGGGAGGTCGTCAACCTCTACGGGCCGACCGAGACGACCATCTGGTCGACCACGGCGCCGGTCACCGGCGACGGCACGGCGATCGGCCGTCCGATCGGCAACACCCAGGTGCATGTCCTCGACTCCGGGCTGCGGCCCGTCCCGGACGGGGTGCCCGGAGAGCTGTACGTCGGCGGCCACGGCGTCGCCGCCGGATACCTCGGACAGTTCGGCCTGACCGCGCAGCGCTTCGTCGCCGACCCGTTCGGCGTGCCCGGTTCCCGGCTGTACCGCACCGGTGACCTGGTGCGGTACCGGGCGGACGGGGACCTGGAGTTCCTCGGGCGGGTCGACGACCAGGTGAAGATCCGCGGCTTCCGGGTCGAACTCGGGGAGGTCGAGGCCGCACTCGGCCGGCGGGCCGGCATCACCGCGGCGGCGGCCACCGTGCGCGAGGACGCGGCGGGCGACCACCGGCTCGTCGCCTACGTGGTACCTGCCGACGGCACCACCGCGGACCCGGTGGAACTGCGGCGGTACCTCGCGGAGCGGCTGCCCGGCTACATGGTGCCGAGCACGTTCGTGGTGCTCGACGCGCTGCCGCTGACCGCCAACGGCAAGGTGGACCGCAAGGCCCTGCCCGAGCCACGGCCCGACGCCGTCGTCCGCGGCCGGGGCCACCGCACCCCGCAGGAGGACATCCTGTGCGGGCTGTTCGCCGAGGTGCTCGGGCTGACCCGGGTCGGCATCGACGACAACTTCTTCGAACTCGGCGGCCACTCGCTGCTCGCCAATCAGCTGGTGGTGCGCATCAAGGAGACCCTCGGCGCCGAACTGACGTTCCGCAGTCTCGTCGACGCCCCCACGGTCGCCGAACTCACCCGGTCCCTCGGCGTCGACACCACGGAGAGCGCGTTCGACGTGCTGCTGCCCATCCGTGCGTCCGGCACCAGGCCGCCGCTGTTCTGCCTGCACCCCATGGGCGGACCGAGCTGGATCTTCGCCGGACTGATGCGGCACCTCGACGCCGACCACCCGATCTACGGCCTTCAGCCGCGCAGCCTGGCCCGGCCGGAGCCGCTGCCCGACAGCATCGAGGAGATGGCCGCCGACTACATCGAGCAGATCAAGACGGTCCGTCCCGAGGGGCCGTACCACCTGCTCGGCTGGTCCTTCGGCGGGATCGTCGCCCACGCCATGGCGACGCAGCTCGCCGAGGCCGGGGACGAGGTCGGCCTGCTCACCGTCATGGCCGACTACCCCTCCGAGGACGACATCACCAACCACCGCATCCCCAGCGAGCAGGAGTTCTTCGCCGCCGCCGTGGCCTCGACGGGCTACGACATGAGCAAGCTGGAGCCGGGCAAGCCGCTGGAGGCCGCGTTCGTGGCGGAGACGCTGCGCACGGGCAACAGCCCCTTCGCGCTGTTCGGCGAGTACAACCTGCTGGCGCTCATCGAGATCTACAAGAACAGCGTGCGGATCATGGCTGAGCACAAGCCCCGGCCGTTCGAGGGCAACACCCTCTTCTTCCGGCCGACGCTGGCCAAGGACGGCACGCCCAAGACCGCCCCGGACGAGGTGTGGCTGTCGTATCTGAGCGGGTCCGTCGAGGTGCGTGACGTGGAGACCCGGCACGAGACCATGACCCAGCCCGAGCCGCTGGCCCAGGTCGGCACACGGGTCGCGGACCGGCTGCGTGAGCTGGAGGGCCGATCGTGA